The following coding sequences are from one Humulus lupulus chromosome X, drHumLupu1.1, whole genome shotgun sequence window:
- the LOC133804491 gene encoding ankyrin repeat-containing protein NPR4-like, producing the protein MERTCSLLYKAAYEGNVTTLRELVQQDRLILDRLIVINNNGFSETPLHVAAMLGHVEFVKEIIIHKPELAKELDNQHFTPLHLASAKGHLETVKVLLSAVDDHDLWCYAWDGEGRNPLHLAAMRGRLDVLRELLRVAPQAARVNLNGRTETILHVCVRHNQLEALKFLMNVVDDYEFVNAKDDYGMTVLHLAVAHKHIEMVKFLLTNTKIEVNAVNANKFTALDILAQSQRTEKDFDILESLRYAGASRTIDQPPLLATQTQRTINQTHRVHHLTQNSQENKTRKPDISWLSRKRESLMVVASLIATMAFQAGTTPPGGLWQDNSSSTTAANSPSNDHLAGQSVMAYNDSDFLYHSYLISNTVGFVGSLSIILLLVTGLPFCQRFLMWVSTIILWVTLTAVTATYTIAISIAAPHNDTNIVSHVLLYFILSWAGVMVVVALLHVINIVIKILKWLANITMVRRKKFVCDDGAASL; encoded by the exons ATGGAGAGAACTTGTAGCTTGCTTTACAAAGCTGCATACGAAGGTAATGTGACCACTTTACGAGAACTTGTTCAACAAGACAGATTGATTCTCGACAGACTAATCGTCATCAACAACAATGGTTTCTCTGAGACGCCTCTTCATGTGGCGGCTATGCTCGGTCATGTAGAATTCGTGAAAGAGATCATAATTCACAAGCCTGAACTGGCCAAGGAACTCGACAATCAACATTTCACACCACTCCACCTAGCCTCAGCTAAGGGCCACCTGGAGACGGTCAAAGTACTACTGTCAGCTGTTGATGACCATGACCTTTGGTGTTATGCTTGGGATGGAGAAGGGAGAAACCCTCTCCACCTTGCAGCCATGAGAGGGCGTCTAGATGTGTTGAGAGAGTTGCTTAGAGTGGCTCCTCAAGCGGCTCGAGTCAACTTGAATGGTCGAACCGAGACTATTTTGCATGTTTGTGTGAGGCATAATCAATTGGAAGCTCTAAAGTTTTTGATGAATGTTGTGGATGATTACGAGTTTGTGAATGCTAAAGATGATTATGGCATGACTGTTTTGCATTTAGCAGTGGCTCATAAACACATTGAG ATGGTAAAATTTTTGCTAACAAATACTAAAATCGAAGTCAACGCCGTTAATGCAAATAAGTTCACAGCATTGGACATTTTAGCACAAAGTCAAAGAACCGAGAAAGACTTCGACATTTTAGAGTCTCTTCGATATGCAGGAGCTTCACGAACCATAGATCAACCACCCTTATTAGCCACACAAACACAAAGGacaattaatcaaacacatcgTGTTCATCATCTCACACAAAACtctcaagaaaacaaaacaagaaaGCCAGATATCTCATGGCTAAGCAGAAAGCGAGAGTCACTAATGGTGGTGGCGTCCCTTATTGCCACCATGGCTTTCCAGGCCGGAACAACTCCTCCAGGTGGTCTCTGGCAAGATAACTCCTCCTCCACCACGGCGGCGAACTCTCCTTCTAATGATCACTTAGCCGGACAGTCGGTAATGGCTTATAATGACAGTGATTTTTTGTACCATTCTTACCTGATTTCTAACACTGTGGGGTTTGTTGGATCACTGAGCATAATCTTGCTACTCGTTACTGGGTTGCCCTTTTGCCAGAGATTCTTGATGTGGGTCTCGACGATAATTTTGTGGGTGACTTTAACAGCTGTGACTGCTACTTACACCATTGCCATTTCGATTGCTGCTCCACACAATGATACGAACATTGTTAGTCATGTGTTATTGTACTTCATACTAAGCTGGGCTGGAGTGATGGTTGTGGTTGCACTGCTCCATGTGATCAATATTGTCATAAAGATTTTGAAATGGTTGGCAAATATTACCATGGTTAGAAGGAAGAAATTTGTTTGTGATGATGGGGCAGCATCACTTTGA